From one Mesomycoplasma ovipneumoniae genomic stretch:
- the ftsY gene encoding signal recognition particle-docking protein FtsY — translation MSFFQKIKEKIFGSKEKKAANLDKYVAGLSKSRLSFLNQIVQLQKKHIKIDDDFFDELEEILIMSDISPNFVNTIINALKDEVRFHNIDNPELITEIIMDKMYTIYSNRSIVNINLNVKPDRINVFLISGVNGSGKTTSISKIARKFVLEGKKVLIIAADTFRAAAVEQLEIWAKRVGASIVKPATNEKDPGSVVFRGLDFAIKEKMDLVLIDTAGRLQNNVNLMQELAKINKIISQKIPDGPHESLLVIDATTGQNGISQAEIFTKATPISGIILTKMDGTSKGGIVFSIKDQLNISVKLVGLGEGMDDLQPFDLDLFIFAITKGVKNQYQI, via the coding sequence ATGTCTTTTTTTCAAAAAATCAAAGAAAAAATTTTTGGTTCAAAAGAAAAAAAAGCTGCTAATTTAGATAAATACGTGGCTGGTTTGTCTAAATCTAGACTTTCTTTTTTGAATCAAATTGTTCAACTTCAAAAAAAACACATCAAGATTGATGATGATTTTTTTGATGAACTTGAAGAAATACTAATAATGTCAGATATTTCTCCAAATTTTGTAAACACAATAATAAATGCGCTAAAAGATGAAGTTCGTTTTCACAACATTGATAATCCTGAATTAATTACCGAAATTATTATGGATAAAATGTATACAATTTATTCAAACCGGTCAATTGTTAACATAAATTTGAACGTAAAACCCGATAGAATTAATGTTTTTTTAATTTCTGGTGTTAATGGTTCTGGAAAAACAACTTCAATTTCAAAAATAGCCCGTAAATTTGTGCTGGAAGGTAAAAAAGTTTTAATTATTGCAGCAGATACTTTCCGTGCGGCTGCTGTTGAGCAACTTGAAATATGAGCTAAAAGAGTCGGCGCTTCAATTGTAAAACCGGCAACTAACGAAAAAGACCCAGGATCTGTAGTTTTTCGCGGCCTGGATTTTGCAATAAAAGAAAAAATGGATTTGGTCTTGATTGACACAGCCGGAAGACTACAAAATAACGTCAATTTAATGCAAGAATTAGCAAAAATTAACAAAATAATTTCTCAAAAAATACCAGACGGACCTCATGAGTCACTTTTGGTAATTGATGCAACAACTGGTCAAAACGGGATCTCTCAAGCTGAAATATTTACAAAAGCAACTCCAATTTCTGGTATAATTTTAACAAAAATGGACGGCACAAGTAAAGGCGGAATCGTTTTTTCAATCAAAGATCAACTTAATATCAGTGTAAAATTAGTTGGTCTAGGCGAAGGAATGGATGACTTACAGCCGTTTGATCTAGATTTATTTATTTTTGCAATCACTAAGGGAGTAAAAAATCAATATCAAATCTAA